In Apostichopus japonicus isolate 1M-3 chromosome 3, ASM3797524v1, whole genome shotgun sequence, a single genomic region encodes these proteins:
- the LOC139961893 gene encoding uncharacterized protein yields MMTGYLSVVIFSLAVQLLLLFNPIQATWQCPEACSCTGVSLYCFGASLIEIPSEIPDTYEGLYLGFNGIQNVERDSLSHLGNLRLIDLTSNGIFQINDATFEELQTLETLRLPFNNLRAITVDLLSGLRSLEVLDVSNNVIDRIDPGSFDHLPNIKEINLRSNLIELLHPMMFRSLANLEIISLRSNFIEEIASTALPLPSNLTELDLRYNELYEIDDEIFRQQSRLKTLLLGNNYISYIAEMAFTDITYLEELDVSSNELESIPPEALGGLRNLNILDLSDNKIEVITIGALRTLEKLEELDLTRNSLSELEFAMFSGLNNLKVLNLHKNVIELIHPGTFRAVQSLEKVNLGFNYIRNISSDVYQDLINIRELDFELNQIEEINFPDLERLKKLQNLTISYNSLTKVNTSSASVIDKLERIDLQGNFLSNLQQNFLVGLPSLAELSLNHSNVELLRRGVLRSLGNSHNLTTLELANCGIDSIEPNSFDHLTKLLILRLNGNNLETVTAVMFRGLNSLEVINLSDNLISFIDVTTFQTMSNLREVLLNNNRLIELDFRMFEFNMFIQNVHLLGNINMSSIFTGLIESFTNLEVLQISSCVNCSEALSSLQFVEMNNVTEIVMTEVGLNEIPSSVGYAQRVKGIDLSRNEILQVNSSRIGIKSERFSLDLSFNKVTNLSLANVDMLTSLLLDYNKLTGISNQTFVNLGSLGRVSLTHNEIVEIGRSSFVEVGRFPNIDLSYNKITSLPIAPIFDPNTGRLVLHHNQITSVSSSSFDEMIRIFEFDISYNKLQVLDMELLGKMPKLYTFKAAHNSLVQLSSGTFDGNPSLRIVDLSYNKISTLSDQVFSAIDRIHQLFLDGNPLHVVPSNILLNQPWISTLSLSDTKLVTILKSDFAHSKLLQFLDISNNSLNFVEDKSFQLLTNLIRLNISHNALDSFDALGIEPLSKLVVFDSSNNNFKTIPARIFEGSSDMKVLDVSNNQIEVLQDRMFSGLRPYSISLARNNITSLMGDAFDGFYSTHLKSLDLSFNKISYMQKDTFQSLRHLRFLQLQGNNLGNIEDGIFSPLLNNWVILLNNPWRCDDRICGLRTWLTKHPSFVRGPLFDTLSEDFHGNFLYLNLDDVKCENGSRSSYIGQPIEHLPDGVCLPVHSQSSELTTTPPDPKRDTYVLFLWSGLALGACIVFVVLMVACICIVGRRRRSKRRPNDDLPPPNYDDIAASGDLGRRVGSEDFHLATVKLPPEHLGHYDRKISPDEDPYLSPKYDGMNDYTDPQYLSLE; encoded by the coding sequence ATGATGACGGGGTATCTAAGCGTGGTGATATTCTCGTTAGCTGTGCAGTTATTGCTTCTCTTTAATCCTATTCAAGCAACATGGCAGTGCCCTGAGGCATGTTCTTGCACAGGGGTATCACTGTACTGTTTCGGTGCTAGCCTTATTGAGATTCCATCAGAAATCCCTGATACTTATGAAGGCCTATATTTGGGTTTCAATGGTATCCAGAATGTTGAAAGAGATTCTTTATCACATTTGGGCAATCTAAGGCTGATCGATTTAACCTCGAATGGAATATTCCAGATAAATGACGCGACCTTTGAAGAACTTCAGACATTAGAGACATTGCGGTTACCATTTAATAATCTCCGAGCTATCACAGTCGATTTATTGTCAGGTCTGAGGAGCTTGGAAGTGCTTGATGTTTCAAACAACGTTATTGATAGAATTGATCCTGGATCATTTGATCATCTACCAAATATAAAAGAGATTAATCTTCGATCAAATCTAATCGAATTGCTTCACCCAATGATGTTTCGGTCTCTGGCAAATCTCGAAATTATTTCTCTCCGATCTAACTTCATCGAGGAGATTGCGTCAACTGCATTACCACTTCCTTCCAATCTCACGGAATTGGATCTAAGATACAACGAATTGTATGAGATCGATGATGAGATTTTCAGACAACAAAGTAGACTTAAGACCTTGCTTCTCGGGAACAACTACATATCCTATATCGCAGAGATGGCATTCACCGATATAACTTATCTTGAGGAACTAGATGTCTCCAGCAACGAGCTAGAGTCTATACCGCCTGAAGCTTTGGGTGGTTTACGGAACCTCAACATATTGGACCTCTCCGACAACAAAATTGAAGTCATAACTATTGGCGCTTTAAGAACCTTAGAGAAGTTAGAAGAACTTGATCTTACTAGGAATTCTCTCTCTGAACTTGAGTTTGCAATGTTCTCCGGGCTTAACAATctaaaagttttaaatttacaCAAGAACGTCATTGAATTGATCCATCCTGGTACATTCAGAGCTGTGCAATCCTTGGAAAAGGTTAACTTGGGATTTAATTATATCCGAAACATATCCAGCGATGTTTACCAAGATCTCATCAATATCAGAGAATTGGATTTTGAATTAAACCAAATAGAGGAGATCAACTTCCCAGACTTAGAGAGACTCAAAAAGTTGCAGAATCTCACCATATCTTACAACAGTCTCACGAAAGTCAACACCAGTAGTGCATCTGTTATTGACAAGTTAGAGAGGATAGAcctacaaggtaattttctttCCAACCTACAGCAGAACTTTCTTGTTGGTTTACCGTCTTTGGCTGAACTATCTCTAAACCACTCAAATGTGGAATTACTCCGTAGAGGTGTCTTACGGTCTCTAGGTAATTCTCATAACCTCACCACCCTAGAACTCGCAAATTGTGGCATAGATTCAATTGAACCAAATTCATTTGACCATCTAACTAAGTTATTAATACTACGTCTAAATGGCAACAATCTCGAAACTGTGACGGCTGTAATGTTTAGGGGATTGAATAGTTTGGAGGTAATCAATTTATCCGATAACTTAATATCTTTTATCGACGTTACTACTTTCCAAACGATGAGTAATCTCCGCGAGGTACTCTTAAACAACAACAGGCTTATCGAACTCGATTTTAGAATGTTTGAATTCAACATGTTCATCCAAAATGTACATCTTCTGGGGAACATCAATATGTCCTCGATATTCACTGGATTAATCGAATCCTTCACCAATTTAGAAGTTCTTCAAATCTCCTCGTGTGTTAATTGTTCTGAGGCGCTCTCCTCTTTACAGTTTGTCGAAATGAACAATGTAACAGAAATTGTAATGACAGAGGTTGGCTTGAACGAAATTCCCTCTAGTGTAGGTTATGCCCAACGAGTTAAAGGGATCGACTTGTCCAGAAATGAAATTTTACAAGTCAATTCCAGTCGAATTGGTATTAAATCCGAAAGATTTAGTCTTGATTTGTCTTTCAACAAAGTTACCAACCTCTCTCTGGCCAATGTGGACATGTTAACGTCACTCTTGCTGGACTACAATAAACTTACTGGTATAAGCAATCAAACCTTTGTCAACTTAGGTTCACTGGGACGGGTGAGTTTAACACATAACGAAATTGTTGAGATTGGAAGGAGCAGCTTTGTTGAAGTAGGACGATTTCCTAATATCGATCTTTCTTACAATAAGATTACCTCTCTCCCGATTGCGCCAATATTTGATCCCAATACTGGTAGACTGGTTCTTCACCATAACCAAATTACTAGTGTATCTTCATCCTCTTTCGATGAGATGATAAGAATCTTTGAGTTTGATATCTCATACAACAAACTGCAAGTCTTAGATATGGAATTGCTTGGCAAAATGCCCAAGTTATACACCTTCAAAGCTGCGCACAACAGCCTAGTTCAATTATCCAGTGGTACATTTGATGGGAATCCAAGCCTGAGAATAGTCGATTTGTCATacaataaaatatcaacattatCTGATCAGGTTTTCTCAGCCATAGACAGAATACATCAACTTTTTCTGGATGGAAATCCACTCCATGTTGTTCCATCAAATATATTGCTCAATCAGCCCTGGATAAGTACCCTTTCATTATCAGATACTAAGCTTGTAACGATACTGAAATCTGATTTTGCTCACTCAAAGCTTCTTCAATTTCTTGACATCTCCAACAACTCATTAAACTTCGTCGAAGATAAAAGTTTCCAACTGCTTACGAATTTAATTAGACTGAACATTTCTCACAATGCTCTAGATAGCTTTGATGCACTTGGAATTGAGCCCCTATCAAAATTGGTCGTCTTTGATAGCAGTAACAATAACTTTAAGACTATTCCCGCAAGAATATTTGAGGGGAGCAGCGATATGAAAGTCCTTGACGTATCTAACAATCAAATCGAAGTATTGCAAGACCGAATGTTTTCGGGTTTGCGACCGTATAGTATATCGCTTGCCAGGAATAATATCACAAGTCTCATGGGGGATGCTTTTGATGGGTTTTATAGCACCCACTTAAAGTCATTAGATCTTAGTTTCAACAAAATATCTTACATGCAGAAGGACACATTCCAAAGCTTAAGACACTTGAGATTTTTACAACTTCAAGGGAACAACCTTGGAAACATCGAAGATGGCATATTCTCACCATTGTTGAATAACTGGGTAATTTTGTTAAATAACCCATGGCGCTGTGATGATAGAATATGTGGCCTTCGAACTTGGCTTACGAAACACCCATCCTTTGTTCGGGGACCTCTGTTTGATACATTGTCAGAAGATTTTCATGGGAATTTCTTATACCTAAATCTGGATGATGTTAAATGTGAAAACGGTAGCAGATCAAGTTACATAGGACAACCCATTGAACATCTTCCAGACGGGGTATGCCTCCCTGTCCACTCACAATCTAGTGAGTTGACAACAACCCCACCTGATCCGAAGAGAGATACATATGTGTTATTTTTGTGGTCGGGTCTTGCTTTAGGAGCTTGCATTGTATTCGTCGTGTTGATGGTTGCCTGCATATGCATAGTAGGAAGGAGGAGAAGGTCAAAACGCAGACCTAACGACGATCTACCACCACCTAACTACGACGATATAGCTGCAAGTGGTGATCTGGGCCGGAGGGTAGGTAGTGAGGACTTCCACCTTGCAACGGTTAAACTTCCACCAGAACATCTTGGTCATTATGACAGAAAGATTTCTCCAGATGAGGACCCTTATCTGTCTCCAAAATATGATGGTATGAATGATTACACAGACCCACAATACTTAAGTCTCGAATAG